In Candidatus Desulfatibia profunda, the genomic window TGTTTGAGACCAGGCTTGGCGGCATCCTGCAGGAATTCGGCTGTTCCTCCTTCAATGACTTGCATTACAAGGCCAAAGCAGATGTTTCCAAAGCTCTTGAACGCAAGATTATCGATGCCATCTCCACCAATGAAACCTTGTTTTTTCGGGATACCGGCCCCTTTGAGCTGCTGCGACACAAGATTCTGCCGGACATAATTGACCGGCGATCCGCCAAGTCTTCCGGTCGGTTGCCGACGCCGATCCGCATCTGGAGTGCGGCCTGCTCGACCGGTCAGGAAGTTTACAGTATCGCCATTGTATTGAAAGAACTTCTTCCCGATCTTTCCAAATACAACATCAAATTGCTGGGAACGGATATTTCCGGCGCTGCCATTGCCCAGTCCAGTTACGGCGCCTACAACAAGTTTGAAATTGAACGCGGCCTGCCCCCGGATAAACTGTTGAAATATTTTTCTCGCAATGGGGACAACTGGAAGATTAAAGATGAAATCAGAGCCATGGTCCTGTTTAAAAAATTGAATCTGATGCTCCCGTTAATCGGCTTAGGCAAATTTGATATCGTTTTTTGCAGAAATGTCGCCATTTACTTCAACCTGGACGACAAAAAAAAACTGTTCGATAAAATCGCCGATATTCTGGAGCCGGATGGCTATCTGATCATCGGTTCCACCGAATCTTTGACTGGCATCTGTCCCAGATTCGAGCCCAAGCGGTATTTAAAATCGATTTTTTATCAGTTGAAGACCTAAATTGGTTTATTGGTTAACTGGAGGTAACCCATGAATAATCTCAAAATATTGGTGGTCGACGACGACCCGATTACACTGCTGCTTTTGGAGAAAAGGCTTCAAAAGGAGGAGTGTGCGATTGAGATCGCCAAAAACGGCACCGAAGCGATTGCCCTTATCTCAAAACACTATTTTGACGTGGTGGTCACCGACCTGAAGATGCCCGGAGGGCTGGATGGTATCGACGTGCTGGAAGCCAGCAAGGCCGTCAATCACCGCACCGAAGTCATTTTAATCACCGCTCACGCCACGATCGATACCGCCGTTGCAGCCATGAAAAAAGGGGCATCCGATTATCTTCAAAAACCGATTAATTTTGACGAATTGATGATTCGATTGGGAAAAATTAATACCATGAAAAAGCTGGTCAAGAACGCTGATGATCTCCGTGAAGCCATGGACATCACCGAAAAAAATGCCGGAGAGACCATCCAAAACCTGGAGTTAACCGTGGCAGAGCTGCAAAATAGACTTTCTGAAATTGAAAGCGTCCTGTCGGAAAAAAGTATCGATTCCACCGAGCGAATTCAGCTGGCCCTTTCGATGTTGTCTGCGACGTGAAGTTCGCCGAAAGCGCCGGCTTTACTGCACCTCAAATTCGCACATCACCAGCACGCCCCAAAAGGACCTCTTGACGGCATCAAAGAAAATATCTTATATTTTAAAAAATCTCTAAAACTTAAATTAAAGCTCCCTTCCGCTTGGCGGAGCAGCGCAAAGATTCCGTTTATGAAATTCACAATCAAAGAAGTCGCCAAATGCCTTCAACTTCCGTTAAGTACCATAGAACGCTGGATACGCCAGGGCAGAATCCCTATCCAAAGAAGCGGCAACAACTTGTTTTTTGACAATGCTGCCCTGGAAAAATGGGCGGCGACCTGTAACCTGCCGTTTACCAAGCCCAAAAAAGAACAAGTTCCTGAGGAAGACTCCGGACTCGAAAATCTGGTCCCTGTTATGAAACGCGGTGGTGTGTTTCACGATGTTAAGGGAGACAGCGTGCCGGCAGTCCTGCAATCCGCCGTCGACAATATGTCAGATTTTTCTTTGCCGGTAAAAACCAAACTGTTTGAGCGGCTGCTTGAAAGAGAAAACCTTACCTCCACCGGTATCGGCAAAGGGGTTGCCGTTCCCCATCCCCGCGACCCCCTTGCAGATGTCATCGACAAGCCCTTGATCACCACCTGCTTTCTTGAAAAACCGATTGATTTCGCCGCTATCGACGACAAACCGGTGTTTGTCATGTTTATCCTGATAAGCCCGACAATTAAGATCCATCTCCATCTGCTTTCAAGGCTTTCTTATTGCGTGCGCGACAACACCTTTGTGGAATTTTTAAAAACATCCCCCGGCCCGGACGCTTTTTTTTCAAAGATTGCTGATTTCGAAAAGCAGCTTGACAAAGCAGATCATTTTTAGTTCCTTAGTTTTTAAATTTATTATTTCTAGGTGTTGGCAATATGCGCATTTTTCAATTTTGGCGCTATCCCGCAAGCTGGTCCATTTTTCGCATAGACGATCGTCTCCTGCTGATCATCATGGCCATTATTGTCGGTAACTGCAGCGGGCTGGCAGCTGTGGTGCTGAACCGGTCGTTGGTTGCCATGTTCGAATGGCTGCAGCATTACCGCCATCTGTGGTGGGCGTTCATGCTGCCGGCCGCCGGCGCCGCCCTCTCTTCGCTGTTTCTGGATAAAATCGTCAAAGAAGGGGCCGGACACGGTGTTCCGGAAGTTATCTACAGCGTTTCCCGTTATGGCGGACTGTTGCGATTGCGCTCAAGCTTTTCAAGGCTGATATCCAGCTGCCTTACCATCGGCAGCGGAGGCTCGGCCGGCCCTGAAGCACCGGTTGTGATCAGCGGGGCTTCAATCGGATCCAATATAGCCAAGTTGTTTTCTTTAAATGACCGCCAGCGCGTAACGCTTGTGGGTTGCGGCGCGGCCGGAGCGATTTCCTCCATCTTTAATGCCCCGATTGCCGGAATGGTATTTTCGATTGAAGTCATCTTAGGCGAATGGAAAGCCTTAAATATCGTCCCAATCGCCATTGCTTCGGTAGCAGGAACCGAAATCAGCCGGTTTTTGCAAGGCAACCAGATCGCCTTCAGTCATCGTCGCTTCAGTATCAATCCCGCGGATATTTTGGCCTGCGTGGGACTGGCCATACTGTCGGCGGCTGCTTCTATCCTGCTGACTCGACTGCTAAGGACCATGCATTCCATATCCCATAAAGTTCCGGCGCCGCAATGGCTGCGGGCCGCCGGCGGCGGTTGTGCGGTCGGCATTATCGGTCTGTTCTTGCCGGTTGTGCTGGGCGAGGGATATCACCCGATCCGAATCATGATCGAAGGCGCCTTTGCAAAAGGACTCGCATTTGTAGCATTAGCCAGCCTCGCCAAGATTGTCGCCACCGCTTTGACCTTGGGCTGGGGAGGCTCCGGAGGAATATTTGCCCCCTGCCTGGTTATCGGCAGCCTTATCGGCCTGACCTATCACCACGCCATTGCCTTGCTGTGGCCTTCGATATCATGGGTAAACGAAGGATGCTTTGCCCTCCTGGGAATGGCCGGCCTCATCAGCGGGATACTCCAGGCGCCCCTGACCGGCATTTTCCTTATCGTCGAGATCACAGGGGGGTATGAAGTTATTCTGCCGCTGATTATCGTTTCCGCGATCTCTACGACCCTCTGTCACTGGATTGAGCCGGCATCCTATTACCTCAAAGATCTGGTCGATCTCGGGCACCTTTTAAGACCGGGGACCGACGCCCGGGTGTTGTCTGATATGAACGTGATCGAGCTTTTAGAAAAAGACTGCATTGTTGTGAAGCAGAACATGCTGCTGCGTGAATTTATTAATATCATTAAAAAATCGCGCAGGAACTACTACCCGGTTGAAAATGAAAAAAACGGCCAATTTGTGGGAATGATCCATCTGGATGACATTCGCCCGTACCTGTTTAATCCGGTCATGTATGATACCGTTTTTATCGGCCAGCTCATGGATACCAACGTTGAAGTCGTGCATCCGGACGATGATTTGTCCGACATTCTGCGCCGTATGGATGAAAACAACCTGTTTTCGATGCCGGTCGTCGCCAATAACCGTTTTATCGGCCTGATTTCAAAGGCGACCCTTCTGGACAAATATCGCAAAGAGCTAATGGTTCAAACCAGCCGATAAAAACGCTTTTATTTTGGATTATACCATGTTGAGATAAAAAATATTTTTCGAAAAAAACTCCGTGTTCCAAACGAAACAGAAAGGTGGCACAAATGGATCAGCAACTGTTTCATATTTTCAGAAACAATCCGCTGGGAAGAGAAACCCTGCTCCAATCGCTGTATTTTTGCAAAATGGTCGGCGCTTCACCGGTGATTTACATCCCCAACCACCTCAAATTTTTGATGTATTTTGATAACGATGTGGTTCAAATCGATCTTGACAGCTCCTATCTCACTTCACCGGAAACCGCCCGGATGCACGCAACCGAACTGGTTGAGCAGGCCGGGATCGAACCGAGATTCCTGGAGCCGAAGCATTTTACGGCATCGACTTTGCCGGATATTCAGACGAATTTTGATTACATGTGCTGTCCCCGCAGCATCAGTGACCTGTCTTCCAAGATCGGTCTCGGTTATATCGGACCCAGGGTAAGACGCATCGTCAAATCAGCCAGGTTTCCGGTCCTGATTACCAGCCCGGTCCATAAACCGTGGAAAAGCCTGGCAGCCTTTTTCGGCGGTTCGGCCAATGCGGTTAATGCGCTGAAGCTGGTATTCCGCCTCAGCAGGGTTACCGGTCTGCCCCTGGATGTTTTTACTCAGATGGGAAGAAAATCGCGCCAAGATTATGAAGCAGTGTTAAAAGAAGAAAACCTTGAAGAAGATATGGATCGCTATGCCAACCGGTGGCATTTTTTTGAAAACGGGGTACTTGAAGAGAACCTCTACCAGGTTCCCCATGACGCCCTGGTAATCTTAGGCGCCTATGGCCACGGTCTTATTAAAAACCTTCTTTTGGGCAGCACAATGGAACGGATCCAGTCTACCATTACCAACTGTCTTTTAATCGCAGGGCCGAACTATACGGCCACCCGCTAACCCGGATGGCACAGTAACGTCTTTTAGAAGGCAAACTTAATGGAAAAACGAACTTAAACATTAAAGGTTGCCTCATTTAAACCCAAAATTCGAATATCGAAATTCGAAACACTGGCGCAGCCCTATCCGGACTGGTTCATGGCCGAAACCAAGTTATTGATTATCCATCATGGTGCCCTGGGCGATGTTGTCACAACCTTTCCCGCTATTTTTAAGT contains:
- a CDS encoding protein-glutamate O-methyltransferase CheR, yielding MTKITPDEVKFIAQYICNISGISLDQSKAYLFETRLGGILQEFGCSSFNDLHYKAKADVSKALERKIIDAISTNETLFFRDTGPFELLRHKILPDIIDRRSAKSSGRLPTPIRIWSAACSTGQEVYSIAIVLKELLPDLSKYNIKLLGTDISGAAIAQSSYGAYNKFEIERGLPPDKLLKYFSRNGDNWKIKDEIRAMVLFKKLNLMLPLIGLGKFDIVFCRNVAIYFNLDDKKKLFDKIADILEPDGYLIIGSTESLTGICPRFEPKRYLKSIFYQLKT
- a CDS encoding response regulator; translation: MNNLKILVVDDDPITLLLLEKRLQKEECAIEIAKNGTEAIALISKHYFDVVVTDLKMPGGLDGIDVLEASKAVNHRTEVILITAHATIDTAVAAMKKGASDYLQKPINFDELMIRLGKINTMKKLVKNADDLREAMDITEKNAGETIQNLELTVAELQNRLSEIESVLSEKSIDSTERIQLALSMLSAT
- a CDS encoding PTS sugar transporter subunit IIA, yielding MKFTIKEVAKCLQLPLSTIERWIRQGRIPIQRSGNNLFFDNAALEKWAATCNLPFTKPKKEQVPEEDSGLENLVPVMKRGGVFHDVKGDSVPAVLQSAVDNMSDFSLPVKTKLFERLLERENLTSTGIGKGVAVPHPRDPLADVIDKPLITTCFLEKPIDFAAIDDKPVFVMFILISPTIKIHLHLLSRLSYCVRDNTFVEFLKTSPGPDAFFSKIADFEKQLDKADHF
- a CDS encoding chloride channel protein translates to MRIFQFWRYPASWSIFRIDDRLLLIIMAIIVGNCSGLAAVVLNRSLVAMFEWLQHYRHLWWAFMLPAAGAALSSLFLDKIVKEGAGHGVPEVIYSVSRYGGLLRLRSSFSRLISSCLTIGSGGSAGPEAPVVISGASIGSNIAKLFSLNDRQRVTLVGCGAAGAISSIFNAPIAGMVFSIEVILGEWKALNIVPIAIASVAGTEISRFLQGNQIAFSHRRFSINPADILACVGLAILSAAASILLTRLLRTMHSISHKVPAPQWLRAAGGGCAVGIIGLFLPVVLGEGYHPIRIMIEGAFAKGLAFVALASLAKIVATALTLGWGGSGGIFAPCLVIGSLIGLTYHHAIALLWPSISWVNEGCFALLGMAGLISGILQAPLTGIFLIVEITGGYEVILPLIIVSAISTTLCHWIEPASYYLKDLVDLGHLLRPGTDARVLSDMNVIELLEKDCIVVKQNMLLREFINIIKKSRRNYYPVENEKNGQFVGMIHLDDIRPYLFNPVMYDTVFIGQLMDTNVEVVHPDDDLSDILRRMDENNLFSMPVVANNRFIGLISKATLLDKYRKELMVQTSR
- a CDS encoding universal stress protein; protein product: MDQQLFHIFRNNPLGRETLLQSLYFCKMVGASPVIYIPNHLKFLMYFDNDVVQIDLDSSYLTSPETARMHATELVEQAGIEPRFLEPKHFTASTLPDIQTNFDYMCCPRSISDLSSKIGLGYIGPRVRRIVKSARFPVLITSPVHKPWKSLAAFFGGSANAVNALKLVFRLSRVTGLPLDVFTQMGRKSRQDYEAVLKEENLEEDMDRYANRWHFFENGVLEENLYQVPHDALVILGAYGHGLIKNLLLGSTMERIQSTITNCLLIAGPNYTATR